The following coding sequences are from one Thunnus maccoyii chromosome 17, fThuMac1.1, whole genome shotgun sequence window:
- the mettl24 gene encoding methyltransferase-like protein 24 isoform X3, giving the protein MKVSCVPLPGEETALEGNKGAWTVCLDPKYSLTHRVQSKHCRVYSFGLGVDDRSLEHSLARKGCEVHCFDPSLKQPHLQHAEMWLHRLSVDWRDPNPAIAAQRQYASTKKLATILNDFGHRQVDILKADMESAEWKILENLVLEGVLDSVGQLLLELHLHWAGFEVGGDDPSVVRYWFSLLKELEHADFRLFHVYSDPAKPHLFLHKNVLNASSAYTLSWVNTQWKP; this is encoded by the exons ATGAAA GTGTCTTGCGTACCACTGCCTGGTGAAGAAACTGCCCTAGAGGGGAACAAGGGAGCCTGGACTGTATGCCTGGACCCCAAGTACAGCCTGACCCACCGGGTGCAAAGCAAGCACTGCAGGGTCTACTCTTTTGG GTTGGGTGTTGATGACCGATCCCTGGAGCATTCCCTCGCCAGGAAAGGGTGTGAGGTCCACTGCTTTGATCCCAGTCTGAAGCAGCCTCACCTGCAGCATGCTGAAATGTGGCTCCATCGACTCTCTGTAGACTGGAGAGATCCCAACCCCGCTATTGCCGCCCAGCGTCAGTACGCCAGCACCAAGAAACTGGCCACCATCCTCAATGACTTTggacacagacag GTGGATATACTGAAGGCGGACATGGAGAGTGCAGAGTGGAAGATTTTGGAGAATTTGGTCCTGGAAGGTGTTCTGGACTCAGTTGGTCAGCTGCTCTTGGAGCTTCACCTCCACTGGGCAGGTTTTGAGGTGGGCGGTGATGACCCTTCTGTGGTGCGTTATTGGTTCAGCCTGCTCAAGGAACTGGAACACGCCGACTTCCGCCTCTTCCATGTCTACAGCGACCCAGCCAAACCTCACCTCTTCCTGCATAAGAATGTCCTCAACGCCAGCAGTGCTTACACCCTGAGCTGGGTGAACACACAGTGGAAGCCTTGA